Below is a window of Bacillota bacterium DNA.
ATGAGCCCCTGGTAGGTGTTCTTGAGCTGGATCCCGGTCCACTTGTTCACATAGACGAACAGGATGAAATACGGGATGAGAAAGAGTATGCCCGGAAACATCTGCGTCACGAGGAGCGACAACACGTACGGCCCCTTCGCCCGGAATTCGAAACGGGCGAGCGCGTATCCCGCGAGGACGCTGAGAGCCAGGCAGAGCAGCATTGTGCCCAGGGATACTATGATGCTGTTTCTGAAGTAGTCGAGGATCCTCACTGTCCGGTTGACGTTCCGGTAGTTGTCAAGGGTAAACGTGCGAGGCACCCAGCGTGGTGCGAGGTTCGGATCGGTGATGTCCGCAGACTGTATCTCCAAGCTGGTCTTGAAAGACCCGGAAACCATCCAAAGGTACGGGATGAGCACGACCACCAGAACGAGAAGGACCGCAGCATACAGCGCCACCCGTTCGGCTGCCCGGATCGCCCTCACCCGCGGTGAACTCAAGCTCGGATACGCTTTCCTCTGGCGGTTCATCGTCGCATCAGTCCTCCACCGACGTGCCGGGTTTGAGAGTCCTCAGATAGATGACAGCCACCACCGTCATCATCAGAACCAGCACCACTGACATAGCCGCCCCCAAGCCGTACCTAAGGTTGTCAAAGGCCTGCCTAACGACGAAGGTAGAGGGGACTTCGGCGTATACGCCCGGGTCATCCCCAAGCATGACCTTGAACTGGTTGTATGCATTGAAGTTCCAGAGGATGTTTA
It encodes the following:
- a CDS encoding carbohydrate ABC transporter permease — protein: MNRQRKAYPSLSSPRVRAIRAAERVALYAAVLLVLVVVLIPYLWMVSGSFKTSLEIQSADITDPNLAPRWVPRTFTLDNYRNVNRTVRILDYFRNSIIVSLGTMLLCLALSVLAGYALARFEFRAKGPYVLSLLVTQMFPGILFLIPYFILFVYVNKWTGIQLKNTYQGLILTYSSFALPFSVLMLRSFFATIPREIDEQAQIDGCTPVGALFRVILPIARPGIAAVGIYAFIMSWNEILFASLLTGRATKTVAVGILEYITNQEARWAGMMAACIIVTIPVLVLFTLIQRHIVEGLVSGSVKG